Part of the Carassius auratus strain Wakin unplaced genomic scaffold, ASM336829v1 scaf_tig00216185, whole genome shotgun sequence genome is shown below.
CTGCTCCTCCTGGGGGTAAATTCCATCTTGCACCAAAAATGTTGAggtcctgtttaaaaaaaataataacaataatacagtaTAGACAAAacatattgtgcttttttttttttttacaatcatacCTCCACATTACAGGAAAACATTGACTGTATTCTGTGCGAGTCCTATTTCCCACAAGCTGATTGGGGGACAGATTTTGCTCTGTACGGATGGAATGGTCATCCATGCCTCAGTGAATGTATCTAGGTACTCTTTGGAGGCGTGGAAGAAAAACATAATGTGCACAGAAGAGGTGAATTGGTGTTTGATGGGTCAAGAGTGCCACTCTCTTCCAAATTATGTAGAACATCATAATACCAAGTTTGAAACCGACATCCACACATTCTTTCCACAGCCGTTCGACCCTAAATGTAAGAGACAAAACAACCTTATTTCTTAATCATTTAtgattcaaaattcaaaacaaattacCAACACTAAAGTAACAAGAAATTACCTTTGATTATGAACGCTCTTCCCCGAAATGAAACTTCCCCTGCCACAGCCCTGAACAGTGAACATCCACCTTGCAATGTCCACATTTTCTACACCTTGGTCTGCTCTTACCCTACACATTAAGACAGTAAATTTAACATTAACACTACATAGTAAGGTTGGACAAAACATCTTATGgggttggcttgagaaagcctgagcCTAGCCAGAAAGTAAATTGTTATATCTTTAAGTTTGAAGCCATTTAAAATGCTTGGTGAGGGTTTTAAGaccattcagtcagtcagtcattctGTATATATAGAAACATGGATGGATAGGTAGGATGTACTCAAATGTACATACCGTGAAGGAACTCCATGCTTTTCTACTGCCTCAAGGAAGAAACCTAGTGCAGTCTCTGCTTTGTTGTTGGTTGCAGCCCCCAGATACATGACCTCATAAAATAATTTAGGGAAGTTATTGGCATTTTACACAATTATTCCATGATTGTATCACACATACAGGAGTCACACCACTAACCTTTCTTGAGTAGCCATCTATGCCCCCAAATATTACAAAGCCATATCTGAATTcaaaaggaaaaacatttatGCACACAGGGACCTTTAATAACATAAGATATCTTACTGTACAACAAGTGActtgtataaaaataatttaacctACCTGATCAGCTTGTGGTTGGTGTCCAAATGCATGAGGGAAAGAGGGGCCTGAACTGAATATGATCTCCTCACAACATGTCCAAGTTGTGACATTCTAGCAAGGACTCCAGCTGAATCAACTCTATTCATAGAGTTGAAGACTCTGCTCCACTGGACTCGATGACCAAGAGCTTTCAAGTGTCCTCTCATCATTCTGTAGCCTGAATGTGGTGATGTTGTTTTGATTGCAACCACAAGATTGTCTAACTCTTCATCAGTCAATTGACTGTATGTTCCTCTCACTGTTATACCAAACTCTTGCATTCTGCGTTCTATGGTTCGTGTTGACACGCCAAGCAGTTTTGAAATGCAAGGTACAGTCAGACCAATTTCAATCAATCGTCTGA
Proteins encoded:
- the LOC113097321 gene encoding uncharacterized protein LOC113097321, translated to MQEFGITVRGTYSQLTDEELDNLVVAIKTTSPHSGYRMMRGHLKALGHRVQWSRVFNSMNRVDSAGVLARMSQLGHVVRRSYSVQAPLSLMHLDTNHKLIRYGFVIFGGIDGYSRKVMYLGAATNNKAETALGFFLEAVEKHGVPSRVRADQGVENVDIARWMFTVQGCGRGSFISGKSVHNQRVERLWKECVDVGFKLGPQHFWCKMEFTPRRSRTLE